Proteins found in one Camelus bactrianus isolate YW-2024 breed Bactrian camel chromosome 5, ASM4877302v1, whole genome shotgun sequence genomic segment:
- the IHH gene encoding indian hedgehog protein isoform X3 produces the protein MKRCKDRLNSLAISVMNQWPGVKLRVTEGWDEDGHHSEESLHYEGRAVDITTSDRDRNKYGLLARLAVEAGFDWVYYESKAHVHCSVKSEHSAAAKTGGCFPAGAQVRLESGARVALSAVRPGDRVLAMGEDGNPTFSDVLIFLDREPDSLRAFQVIETQDPPRRLALTPAHLLFTANNHTQPAAHFQATFASQVQPGQYVLVAGVPGLQPARVAAVSTHVALGAYAPLTRHGTLVVEDVVASCFAAVADHHLAQLAFWPLRLFHSLMWGSWTPGEGVHWYPQLLYRLGRLLLEEGSFHSLGMAGAGS, from the exons ATGAAG CGCTGCAAGGACCGTCTGAACTCGTTGGCCATCTCGGTAATGAACCAGTGGCCCGGGGTGAAGCTGCGGGTGACCGAAGGCTGGGACGAGGACGGTCACCACTCGGAAGAGTCTCTGCATTATGAAGGCCGCGCGGTGGACATCACCACGTCTGACAGGGACCGCAATAAGTATGGATTGTTGGCGCGCTTGGCAGTGGAGGCCGGCTTCGACTGGGTGTATTACGAGTCCAAGGCACACGTGCATTGCTCCGTCAAGTCCG AGCACTCAGCTGCGGCTAAGACAGGTGGctgcttccctgctggagcccagGTGCGCCTGGAGAGTGGGGCACGTGTGGCCTTGTCAGCCGTGAGGCCAGGAGACCGAGTGCTGGCCATGGGGGAGGATGGGAACCCCACCTTCAGTGATGTGCTCATTTTCCTCGATCGAGAGCCAGACAGTCTGAGGGCCTTCCAGGTCATTGAGACTCAGGACCCCCCACGCCGCTTGGCCCTCACACCTGCCCACCTGCTCTTCACGGCCAACAATCACACACAACCAGCAGCCCACTTCCAGGCCACATTTGCTAGCCAGGTGCAGCCTGGTCAGTATGTGCTGGTGGCTGGGGTGCCCGGCCTGCAGCCTGCCCGAGTGGCAGCTGTCTCCACACATGTGGCCCTTGGGGCCTACGCCCCATTAACGAGGCATGGGACACTGGTGGTGGAGGATGTGGTGGCCTCCTGCTTCGCGGCCGTGGCTGACCACCACCTGGCTCAGTTGGCCTTCTGGCCACTACGACTGTTTCACAGCTTGATGTGGGGCAGCTGGACCCCAGGGGAGGGTGTGCACTGGTACCCCCAGCTGCTCTACCGCCTGGGACGTCTCTTGCTGGAAGAGGGCAGCTTCCACTCACTGGGCATGGCCGGGGCAGGGAGCTGA
- the IHH gene encoding indian hedgehog protein isoform X2, which yields MNGSTRPPDLWRHRAVQRCKDRLNSLAISVMNQWPGVKLRVTEGWDEDGHHSEESLHYEGRAVDITTSDRDRNKYGLLARLAVEAGFDWVYYESKAHVHCSVKSEHSAAAKTGGCFPAGAQVRLESGARVALSAVRPGDRVLAMGEDGNPTFSDVLIFLDREPDSLRAFQVIETQDPPRRLALTPAHLLFTANNHTQPAAHFQATFASQVQPGQYVLVAGVPGLQPARVAAVSTHVALGAYAPLTRHGTLVVEDVVASCFAAVADHHLAQLAFWPLRLFHSLMWGSWTPGEGVHWYPQLLYRLGRLLLEEGSFHSLGMAGAGS from the exons ATGAACGGATCGACGCGCCCTCCAGATTTGTGGCGCCACCGCGCGGTCCAG CGCTGCAAGGACCGTCTGAACTCGTTGGCCATCTCGGTAATGAACCAGTGGCCCGGGGTGAAGCTGCGGGTGACCGAAGGCTGGGACGAGGACGGTCACCACTCGGAAGAGTCTCTGCATTATGAAGGCCGCGCGGTGGACATCACCACGTCTGACAGGGACCGCAATAAGTATGGATTGTTGGCGCGCTTGGCAGTGGAGGCCGGCTTCGACTGGGTGTATTACGAGTCCAAGGCACACGTGCATTGCTCCGTCAAGTCCG AGCACTCAGCTGCGGCTAAGACAGGTGGctgcttccctgctggagcccagGTGCGCCTGGAGAGTGGGGCACGTGTGGCCTTGTCAGCCGTGAGGCCAGGAGACCGAGTGCTGGCCATGGGGGAGGATGGGAACCCCACCTTCAGTGATGTGCTCATTTTCCTCGATCGAGAGCCAGACAGTCTGAGGGCCTTCCAGGTCATTGAGACTCAGGACCCCCCACGCCGCTTGGCCCTCACACCTGCCCACCTGCTCTTCACGGCCAACAATCACACACAACCAGCAGCCCACTTCCAGGCCACATTTGCTAGCCAGGTGCAGCCTGGTCAGTATGTGCTGGTGGCTGGGGTGCCCGGCCTGCAGCCTGCCCGAGTGGCAGCTGTCTCCACACATGTGGCCCTTGGGGCCTACGCCCCATTAACGAGGCATGGGACACTGGTGGTGGAGGATGTGGTGGCCTCCTGCTTCGCGGCCGTGGCTGACCACCACCTGGCTCAGTTGGCCTTCTGGCCACTACGACTGTTTCACAGCTTGATGTGGGGCAGCTGGACCCCAGGGGAGGGTGTGCACTGGTACCCCCAGCTGCTCTACCGCCTGGGACGTCTCTTGCTGGAAGAGGGCAGCTTCCACTCACTGGGCATGGCCGGGGCAGGGAGCTGA